From one Streptomyces sp. R41 genomic stretch:
- a CDS encoding DUF1203 domain-containing protein has product MTKYTARPIEPAVLKQLRDLDDAGRPAAALTDEEGGAPLRCCLRRSEPGERIALVSYAPLRRWAAEAGAEPGPYDEQGPVFIHADDCPGPDLDGHPFTGAHRVVRRYSAEGRILGGRLVEPPDSFDDAFTHAFSDPDVALVHVRAVEYGCFLYEVRRGQ; this is encoded by the coding sequence ATGACGAAGTACACCGCACGCCCCATCGAGCCGGCCGTCCTGAAGCAGCTGCGGGACCTTGATGACGCGGGCCGCCCGGCGGCGGCCCTCACCGACGAAGAGGGGGGTGCTCCGCTGCGCTGCTGTCTGCGTCGCAGTGAGCCCGGGGAGCGGATCGCGCTCGTCTCGTACGCGCCGTTGCGGCGGTGGGCCGCGGAGGCGGGGGCCGAGCCGGGTCCGTACGACGAGCAGGGGCCGGTCTTCATCCACGCGGACGACTGTCCGGGTCCGGACCTGGACGGCCACCCGTTCACGGGCGCCCACCGCGTCGTCCGCCGCTACTCCGCCGAGGGCCGCATCCTCGGTGGCCGGCTCGTGGAGCCCCCGGACTCCTTCGACGACGCGTTCACCCACGCCTTCAGCGACCCCGACGTGGCCCTCGTCCACGTACGGGCCGTGGAGTACGGCTGCTTCCTGTACGAGGTGCGCCGGGGGCAGTGA